Proteins encoded in a region of the Anopheles aquasalis chromosome 2, idAnoAquaMG_Q_19, whole genome shotgun sequence genome:
- the LOC126570771 gene encoding low density lipoprotein receptor adapter protein 1-B-like gives MAFLKSIWKNGSKHKKLCEELALANSIRDFSENHEEPEDGSDEAISYSVKYLGNTPVPTPRSENATSEAVKSIITAAKGTKKLQRVSLSISPKGIEMNDSATGETLLQVSIYQISYCSADANHDHVFAFVGCTLGSEAEVKEMCFRRTAEEINLEGPLVCHAFLCQKRKMAQTVTLTVARSFERAYQIWQNKQFHAERKRKDLEQRMERELGTGSGSSSSSDLKRKAGTQPELGSFSGEKKSAKADSDDGSGECRSLLIDLNSDLSEICTNTHHHRELLQNTWVSFEDDKTTPQEFLAVPKLNSSGWSGMAICSN, from the exons ATGGCCTTCCTCAAGAGCATCTGGAAAAATGGCTCCAAGCACAAGA AACTGTGCGAGGAGCTCGCCCTAGCGAACAGTATTCGAGATTTCTCCGAAAACCACGAGGAACCGGAAGATGGTTCTGACGAAGCGATAAGCTACAGTGTCAAGTATCTTGGGAATACCCCAGTACCGACGCCTCGATCGGAGAATGCAACCTCCGAGGCGGTTAAATCCATCATTACGGCAGCCAAAG GAACTAAGAAGTTGCAGCGTGTGTCACTGTCCATCTCACCGAAGGGTATCGAGATGAACGACAGTGCAACCGGGGAAACGTTACTGCAGGTGTCGATCTATCAGATCTCCTACTGCTCAGCGGACGCTAATCATGATCACGTGTTCGCGTTCGTCGGCTGTACGCTCGGTAGCGAAGCCGAGGTGAAGGAGATGTGTTTCCGGAGGACCGCGGAAGAGATCAACCTGGAGGGGCCGCTCGTTTGTCACGCATTTCTCTGCCAGAAGCGCAAAATGGCACAAACCGTCACACTGACCGTGGCCCGTAGCTTCGAGCGGGCTTATCAGATCTGGCAGAACAAGCAGTTCCATGCGGAGCGCAAACGGAAGGATCTGGAGCAGCGCATGGAACGCGAGCTCGGCACGGGTTccggcagtagcagtagcagcgatcTGAAGCGGAAAGCCGGCACACAACCGGAACTGGGATCGTTTTCCGGTGAGAAGAAGAGTGCCAAAGCGGATTCCGATGATGGGAGCGGCGAGTGTCGCAGTTTGCTCATCGATCTCAACTCGGACTTGAGCGAGATCTGCACCAACACCCATCACCATCGGGAGCTACTGCAGAACACTTGG GTATCGTTTGAGGATGACAAAACGACACCACAGGAGTTTCTCGCAGTGCCAAAGCTTAATTCCAGCGGCTGGAGTGGAATGGCCATTTGCTCAAACTGA
- the LOC126579090 gene encoding general transcription factor IIH subunit 3 → MDENKDSSLLVIVLDTNPSQRIIREKPHNLTQCLDSIVAFGNAHLMQKAQNKLAVLACHHHATEFLYPTPGKPLDIRQVDGQYEVFTLVEKTIKQKLANLIKTAPHLTLPTESLLAGSMSMALCYIARINRNKPPGSKINSRVLVVTGSNECASQYMTYMNVFFTAQKQGVVVDVCALDKALSLLQQGCDITGGQYLRLEQLEGFLQYLLWVFLPDPQMRCKLVLPPPVKVDYRAACFCHRELIDIGYVCSVCLSIFCKFSPICTTCHTVFKAPAPIAAKPKKKKLKT, encoded by the exons ATGGACG AAAATAAAGATTCCAGCCTGTTGGTGATCGTGCTGGACACGAATCCGTCGCAGCGGATCATCCGCGAAAAGCCCCACAATCTCACGCAGTGCCTCGATTCGATCGTGGCGTTCGGAAATGCGCACCTGATGCAGAAAGCCCAGAACAAGCTGGCCGTTTTAGCCTGCCATCATCATGCTAC TGAATTCCTTTATCCCACACCCGGCAAACCGCTGGACATCCGTCAGGTCGATGGACAGTACGAGGTGTTCACTTTGGTGGAGAAAACCATCAAGCAGAAGCTGGCGAATCTGATCAAAACGGCCCCACATTTAACGTTGCCAACGGAGTCACTGCTTGCCGGGAGTATGTCGATGGCGCTTTGCTACATCGCAAGG ATAAACCGTAACAAGCCGCCTGGTTCGAAGATCAATTCCCGGGTGTTGGTGGTTACTGGAAGCAACGAATGTGCCTCCCAGTACATGACGTACATGAACGTGTTCTTTACCGCCCAGAAGCAGGGTGTCGTCGTTGATGTTTGTGCGCTGGACAAAGCGCTCAGTCTGCTGCAGCAGGGTTGTGATATTACTGGCGGCCAGTATCTACGGTTAGAGCAGCTGGAAGGGTTTCTACAGTATTTACTG TGGGTATTTCTTCCAGATCCACAAATGCGCTGCAAACTGGtactgccgccaccggtgaAGGTTGATTATCGAGCCGCTTGCTTCTGCCATCGAGAGTTGATCGACATCGGGTAcgtgtgttccgtttgtttgtcgatTTTCTGTAAATTCAGTCCCATCTGCACCACCTGCCA cACCGTTTTTAAGGCTCCTGCTCCGATTGCAGCCaaaccgaaaaagaagaaactcaAAACGTAA
- the LOC126579089 gene encoding 5-methylcytosine rRNA methyltransferase NSUN4 produces MLLPTRRISLIIRRFRHSKSHWSEVQKKQFPKDRALANFDDFYGSVFGARWKSVRIALQCEHKYLALVNQFGDTEQTIDQLQADGAISLREIYNARKNALATDNPDLFTGGKVFQMADRVEAFRANRQMTEAESIYRADPGATPADLKTSSKDDTDVTSSSQSGVQDANETVDFKKSLDKTLRDDTEIDHQRIASASVGTAAMHEFVPATKLKGMEDFVFESDHYKYYSNTTDFPVKIEMEDQFSIPETLHLYTYERGNVSTFHSPRKCTTGVLSHFLFDGASCLPPLALDVQPGDRVLDACSAPGGKSLLMLQSLLPGTMVMNDLQESRCNRIRRLMRQYLYDFDEKWKQKRCFITQSDARNLREYRMYDRVLVDVPCTNDRHSVMENDNNIFKPSRVKERLRLPELQAAILANCLQLLRPGGTLVYSTCSLSPVQNDGVVHMALSNVFRDVGLTVTIKDLSLMMKPLTDVFQFANPATLKYGQLVLPFLPANFGPMYICKMVRTD; encoded by the exons atgctCCTGCCGACGAGAAGGATTTCGCTGATTATACGCCGGTTTCGACACAGTAAATCTCACTGG TCCGAGGTGCAGAAGAAACAGTTTCCCAAagatcgtgcgctcgccaattTCGACGATTTCTACGGATCTGTGTTCGGGGCACGATGGAAAAGTGTCCGCATAGCACTCCAGTGTGAACACAAATATCTGGCGCTAGTCAACCAATTCGGTGATAccgagcaaacgatcgatcagctGCAGGCGGATGGAGCGATCAGCTTGAGAGAAATCTACAATGCCCGCAAAAATGCACTTGCCACCGATAACCCGGATCTGTTTACCGGAGGCAAAGTATTTCAGATGGCCGATCGTGTTGAAGCATTCCGTGCCAATCGTCAGATGACCGAAGCAGAGAGTATTTACCGCGCAGACCCGGGTGCTACTCCAGCCGATCTGAAAACATCCAGCAAAGATGACACTGATGTAACGTCCTCATCACAATCCGGCGTCCAAGATGCAAACGAAACAGTTGATTTTAAGAAATCCCTCGATAAGACACTCCGAGATGACACGGAAATCGATCATCAGCGGATAGCGAGTGCTAGCGTTGGAACGGCGGCAATGCACGAGTTCGTGCCGGCCACGAAGCTGAAAGGAATGGAGGATTTCGTGTTCGAATCGGATCACTACAAGTACTACAGCAATACGACAGATTTCCCGGTAAAGATCGAAATGGAGGACCAGTTCAGCATTCCCGAAACGCTTCACCTTTACACGTACGAACGGGGCAACGTGTCCACGTTCCATAGCCCGCGCAAATGTACCACGGGTGTACTGTCCCACTTTCTGTTCGATGGTGCCTCCTGCTTGCCACCACTAGCGCTCGATGTGCAGCCTGGGGATAGGGTACTGGATGCCTGCTCAGCACCGGGTGGCAAATCACTGCTCATGCTACAAAGCCTCCTTCCCGGTACGATGGTAATGAACGATCTGCAGGAAAGCCGCTGCAATCGGATACGCCGTCTGATGCGCCAGTATCTGTATGATTTCgatgagaaatggaaacagaaaCGATGCTTCATCACTCAGAGCGATGCGCGGAATCTGCGAGAGTACAGAATGTACGAtcgggtgctggtggatgtGCCCTGTACGAATGATCGACACTCGGTGATGGAGAACGACAATAACATCTTCAAACCTTCACGGGTAAAAGAGCGACTGCGGTTACCGGAACTACAGGCTGCTATTTTGGCCAATTGTTTGCAACTGCTGCGACCCGGTGGTACGCTCGTTTACTCAACCTGTAGTCTCAGTCCGGTGCAGAACGATGGAGTTGTCCATATGGCATTAAGTAACGTTTTCAGAGATGTCGGACTAACGGTGACGATCAA GGATCTAAGTTTGATGATGAAACCCTTGACGGATGTATTCCAGTTCGCTAACCCAGCCACACTAAAATACGGCCAGCTCGTGCTTCCTTTTCTGCCGGCCAATTTCGGACCGATGTACATCTGTAAGATGGTTCGCACAGACTAA